Proteins encoded by one window of Polyodon spathula isolate WHYD16114869_AA chromosome 16, ASM1765450v1, whole genome shotgun sequence:
- the LOC121328478 gene encoding vasopressin V2 receptor-like yields MVHYSSNRNNFRWILQPSKNKKIVHISVKTKIKIKQKNTWNDSATLFMMTLFFQNISNNFSLEMEKQQDLNRNKSLANIEVALLCAIFLCALGLNSRILVILWKRRKQVSRMRVFVLHLCLADLVVAFFQVFPQLFWDITDRFVGPDVVCRLIKYLQIVGMFASTYMIVVMTLDRYQAICKPMVTFQRKRGRWNVPVCVAWGISLVGSLPQIFIFSKVEVSPGVFDCWAQFIKPWGLKAYVTWITLVIFICPVLTVIVCQVRIYRAILINLYTKTHQHKKNAAKTPLPSMASSITGVSKARTKTVKMTVAIVMAYIFCWAPFFVVQLWSVWDENAPTESKNVFSSLFRIRSVRTVFGK; encoded by the exons ATGGTACATTACAGTTCAAATCGGAACAATTTCCGTTGGATTCTTCAACCctcaaaaaataagaaaatagtaCAT ATATcggtaaaaacaaaaatcaaaataaaacaaaaaaatacctggAACGACTCAGCTACACTTTTTATGATGacattattttttcaaaacatcagCAACAACTTTAGCCTTGAAATGGAGAAGCAGCAGGACCTGAACAGAAACAAGAGCCTTGCCAACATTGAAGTCGCCCTTCTGTGCGCAATTTTCCTGTGCGCTCTGGGTTTAAATTCGAGGATCCTCGTTATCCTCTGGAAGAGACGAAAGCAGGTTTCCAGAATGCGCGTTTTTGTGCTCCACCTTTGCTTGGCAGATCTCGTGGTGgctttttttcaagtttttccaCAACTTTTTTGGGACATAACAGACAGATTCGTTGGCCCCGACGTGGTGTGCAGGCTGATAAAGTATTTACAGATTGTAGGCATGTTTGCTTCGACATACATGATTGTGGTGATGACTCTGGACCGCTACCAGGCGATATGCAAACCGATGGTGACTTTCCAAAGAAAGAGAGGTCGCTGGAACGTCCCGGTATGCGTGGCTTGGGGCATCTCTTTAGTCGGAAGCCTCCCTCAGATTTTCATATTTTCTAAGGTTGAAGTTTCACCAGGAGTATTTGACTGTTGGGCTCAGTTTATAAAGCCGTGGGGACTGAAAGCGTATGTGACCTGGATAACACTGGTGATTTTCATTTGTCCGGTCCTCACCGTGATAGTCTGCCAGGTGCGAATCTACCGAGCTATCCTGATAAACCTGTACACAAAGACGCACCAGCACAAAAAGAACGCCGCTAAGACACCCCTTCCTTCAATGGCTAGCAGCATCACAGGAGTGTCTAAAGCTAGAACCAAGACTGTGAAAATGACAGTGGCGATTGTAATGGCATACATCTTCTGCTGGGCGCCGTTCTTTGTCGTACAGCTGTGGTCTGTTTGGGATGAGAATGCGCCCACAGAAAGTAAGAACGTTTTCAGCTCTCTTTTCAGAATTCGTTCTGTTCGGACAGTATTTGGTAAATAG